A single window of Pseudoduganella plicata DNA harbors:
- the fusA gene encoding elongation factor G → MARKTPIERYRNIGISAHIDAGKTTTTERVLFYTGVNHKIGEVHDGAATMDWMEQEQERGITITSAATTCFWKGMANNFPEHHINIIDTPGHVDFTIEVERSMRVLDGACMVYCAVGGVQPQSETVWRQANKYKVPRLAFVNKMDRTGANFFKVYEQMRARLKANPVLIQIPIGAEDNFKGVIDLVKMKAIIWDDASQGMKFDYVDIPAELADSAAEWREKMVEAAAEANEDLMNKYLEEGDLTEAEIKKALRDRTIASEIVPMMCGTAFKNKGVQAMLDAVIEYLPSPVDIPPVNGTDEDEQPASRRAADDEKFSALAFKIMTDPFVGQLAFFRVYSGSVNSGDTVLNSVKNRKERLGRILQMHANQREEIKEVRAGDIAAAVGLKDVTTGETLCDPSSMIILERMVFPEPVIQQAVEPKTKSDQEKMGLALNRLAQEDPSFRVKTDEESGQTIIGGMGELHLEIIVDRMKREFGVEATVGKPQVAYRETIRKAVTDVEGKFVKQSGGRGQYGHAVLTIEPQEPGKGFEFVDAIKGGVIPREYIPAVEKGVRETLNSGVLAGYPVVDVKVTVTFGSYHDVDSNENAFRMAGSMAFKDGCRKASPVILEPMMAVEVETPEDYAGNVMGDLSSRRGMVQGMDEIPGGGGKIIKAEVPLSEMFGYSTSLRSATQGRATYTMEFKHYSEAPKHVIDAIVTAKAK, encoded by the coding sequence ATGGCCCGCAAGACCCCCATTGAGCGCTACCGCAACATCGGTATCTCCGCTCACATCGACGCTGGTAAGACGACGACGACCGAGCGCGTGCTGTTCTACACCGGCGTGAACCACAAGATTGGTGAAGTCCACGACGGCGCAGCAACCATGGACTGGATGGAGCAGGAACAAGAGCGCGGCATCACGATTACCTCCGCGGCGACCACCTGCTTCTGGAAAGGCATGGCCAACAACTTCCCGGAACACCACATCAACATCATCGACACGCCGGGCCACGTCGACTTCACCATTGAAGTCGAACGCTCGATGCGCGTGCTGGACGGTGCTTGCATGGTCTACTGCGCAGTGGGCGGCGTGCAGCCACAGTCGGAAACCGTGTGGCGTCAGGCTAACAAGTACAAAGTGCCACGTCTGGCCTTCGTGAACAAGATGGACCGTACCGGTGCCAACTTCTTCAAGGTCTACGAGCAGATGCGTGCCCGCCTGAAGGCCAACCCTGTCCTGATCCAGATCCCAATCGGCGCCGAAGACAACTTCAAGGGCGTGATCGACCTGGTCAAGATGAAGGCCATCATCTGGGACGACGCGTCCCAGGGCATGAAGTTCGACTACGTGGACATCCCGGCCGAACTGGCCGATTCCGCTGCCGAGTGGCGCGAGAAGATGGTCGAAGCCGCTGCTGAAGCGAACGAAGACCTGATGAACAAGTACCTGGAAGAAGGCGACCTGACGGAAGCCGAGATCAAGAAAGCGCTGCGCGATCGCACCATCGCTTCCGAGATCGTGCCAATGATGTGCGGTACCGCGTTCAAGAACAAGGGCGTGCAGGCCATGCTGGATGCCGTCATCGAATACCTGCCGTCGCCAGTGGACATCCCACCGGTCAACGGCACGGACGAAGACGAACAACCGGCCTCCCGCCGCGCAGCCGACGACGAGAAATTCTCGGCGCTGGCGTTCAAGATCATGACCGACCCGTTCGTCGGCCAGCTGGCGTTCTTCCGCGTGTACTCGGGTTCCGTGAACTCGGGCGACACCGTGCTGAACTCGGTCAAGAACCGCAAGGAGCGTCTGGGCCGTATTCTGCAGATGCACGCCAACCAGCGTGAAGAGATCAAGGAAGTGCGCGCTGGCGACATCGCCGCTGCCGTGGGTCTGAAAGACGTGACGACCGGCGAAACGCTGTGCGACCCGTCGTCGATGATCATCCTGGAGCGCATGGTCTTCCCTGAGCCGGTGATCCAGCAGGCCGTCGAGCCGAAGACCAAGTCCGACCAGGAAAAAATGGGCCTGGCGCTGAACCGCCTGGCACAGGAAGATCCGTCGTTCCGCGTCAAGACCGATGAAGAATCGGGCCAGACCATCATCGGCGGTATGGGCGAGCTGCACCTGGAAATTATCGTTGACCGCATGAAGCGCGAATTCGGCGTCGAAGCAACCGTCGGCAAGCCACAGGTTGCCTACCGCGAAACGATCCGCAAGGCCGTCACCGACGTCGAAGGCAAGTTCGTCAAGCAGTCCGGTGGTCGCGGTCAGTACGGCCACGCCGTTCTGACGATCGAGCCGCAGGAACCAGGCAAGGGCTTCGAGTTCGTCGACGCCATCAAGGGCGGTGTGATTCCTCGCGAATACATCCCTGCGGTGGAAAAAGGCGTGCGCGAAACGCTGAACAGCGGCGTGCTGGCTGGCTACCCGGTCGTTGACGTCAAAGTCACCGTCACGTTTGGTTCGTACCACGACGTCGACTCGAACGAGAACGCGTTCCGTATGGCTGGTTCGATGGCATTCAAGGATGGCTGCCGTAAAGCATCCCCAGTCATCCTGGAACCAATGATGGCTGTTGAAGTCGAAACGCCGGAAGACTACGCTGGTAACGTGATGGGCGACCTGTCGTCCCGCCGCGGTATGGTGCAGGGCATGGACGAAATCCCGGGCGGCGGCGGCAAGATCATCAAGGCCGAAGTACCGCTGTCGGAAATGTTCGGTTACTCGACCTCGCTGCGTTCCGCAACGCAGGGTCGTGCAACGTACACGATGGAATTCAAGCACTATTCCGAAGCGCCTAAGCACGTGATCGACGCGATCGTCACCGCCAAGGCCAAGTAA
- the rpsL gene encoding 30S ribosomal protein S12 translates to MPTINQLIRNPRTALVVKSKSPALENCPQKRGVCTRVYTTTPKKPNSALRKVAKVRLTNGFEVISYIGGEGHNLQEHSVVLLRGGRVKDLPGVRYHMVRGSLDTQGVKDRKQARSKYGAKRAKAAKK, encoded by the coding sequence ATGCCAACCATCAATCAATTGATTCGCAACCCACGTACCGCACTGGTCGTGAAGAGCAAATCGCCGGCACTTGAAAACTGCCCGCAAAAGCGTGGCGTGTGCACCCGCGTGTACACCACCACTCCTAAGAAGCCTAACTCGGCTCTGCGTAAAGTCGCCAAAGTGCGTCTGACCAACGGTTTCGAAGTCATTTCGTACATCGGCGGTGAAGGCCACAACCTGCAGGAACACAGCGTTGTTCTGCTGCGCGGCGGTCGTGTCAAAGACTTGCCAGGTGTTCGTTACCACATGGTTCGCGGCTCGCTGGATACCCAGGGCGTCAAAGACCGTAAGCAGGCTCGCTCGAAGTACGGTGCGAAGCGCGCTAAAGCGGCCAAGAAGTAA
- a CDS encoding phosphoethanolamine transferase — protein sequence MRPLLRPAPLFVLLSYLALSGVPYIPFLLGKPVPAAWPILGIEIVAWTAVWALFSRPAWFHWLLIPAFMALPTEIYLLVFYGQGISTHHLGILAETSPMEAMEFLGRKVWTMLFVMALVAAWWVAAFRAARQSQDLAWTGPSRFVALGLIAVFAALAAYGWEFGNAGQNASASASVDKGAQRTGLHLPPLPRWAQPPARFDAFISSWPFGLVARGYDFYRERRYLAALNETSRNFRFGAHQASPDDTPEVVVMVLGESSRRDRWSLFGYARPTNPLLSQEPNVVPLADVITSVSATRLSVPVIISRKPARESLEDGFSEKSFLNAYQEAGFKTWWLSNQISFGKFDTPVSVFAREADVVQFTNLGGFTNRSNFDEVLFEPLRLALADKSPKKLIVLHSLGSHWNYSQRHPKAFDKWQPSLFGIDKPVYTDLAIKPQLNNSYDNSILYSDWFLAQVIGQLKAAQRPAALLYVADHGQTLYDGSCRIAFHGHNTQYEFRVPAFMWYSDQYQERYPNKIKELRRHRKARLATENMFHTLLDVADIRYPDDRLEWSFVNGAWKKHTRYVDSYGWTDYDNATVRGDCREIIAKKPARKR from the coding sequence ATGCGACCGCTGCTGCGCCCTGCCCCACTGTTCGTCCTGCTGAGCTATCTGGCCCTGTCCGGCGTTCCCTATATCCCTTTCCTGCTCGGCAAACCCGTGCCGGCCGCCTGGCCCATCCTCGGCATCGAGATCGTCGCGTGGACGGCGGTATGGGCGCTGTTCAGCCGCCCGGCCTGGTTCCACTGGCTGCTGATCCCCGCATTCATGGCGCTGCCCACGGAGATCTATCTGCTGGTCTTTTATGGTCAGGGCATCTCCACGCACCACCTGGGCATCCTGGCCGAAACCAGTCCGATGGAGGCGATGGAGTTCCTGGGCCGGAAAGTCTGGACGATGCTGTTCGTCATGGCCCTCGTTGCCGCGTGGTGGGTGGCGGCCTTCCGGGCCGCGCGCCAGAGCCAGGATCTGGCATGGACGGGACCGTCCCGCTTCGTTGCGCTGGGCCTGATTGCCGTGTTTGCGGCGCTGGCCGCTTACGGCTGGGAATTCGGCAATGCGGGACAGAACGCCAGCGCCTCGGCCAGCGTGGACAAAGGCGCGCAGCGGACGGGCCTGCACCTGCCGCCACTGCCGCGCTGGGCCCAGCCGCCCGCCCGCTTCGATGCCTTCATCAGCTCGTGGCCATTCGGCCTGGTAGCGCGCGGTTACGACTTCTACCGCGAGCGGCGCTATCTCGCTGCGCTGAACGAAACCAGCCGCAACTTCCGCTTCGGCGCGCACCAGGCCAGCCCCGACGATACGCCGGAAGTGGTCGTCATGGTGCTGGGCGAATCGTCCCGGCGCGACCGCTGGAGCCTGTTCGGCTACGCCCGTCCCACCAACCCGTTGCTGTCGCAGGAGCCGAATGTGGTGCCGCTGGCGGACGTCATCACGTCCGTCTCCGCCACGCGCCTGTCGGTCCCCGTCATCATCTCGCGCAAGCCCGCGCGCGAAAGCCTTGAGGACGGGTTCAGCGAGAAATCGTTCCTCAACGCCTATCAGGAAGCGGGCTTCAAAACCTGGTGGCTGTCGAACCAGATCTCGTTCGGCAAGTTCGACACGCCCGTTTCCGTGTTCGCGCGCGAGGCCGATGTCGTACAGTTCACCAACCTGGGCGGCTTTACCAACCGCTCCAACTTCGACGAAGTGCTGTTCGAGCCGCTGCGCCTGGCGCTGGCGGACAAATCGCCGAAAAAGCTGATCGTGCTGCATTCGCTGGGCAGCCACTGGAATTACAGCCAGCGCCACCCGAAGGCGTTCGACAAATGGCAGCCGTCGCTGTTCGGCATCGACAAACCGGTCTACACGGATCTGGCGATCAAGCCGCAACTGAATAACAGCTACGACAATTCGATCCTCTACAGCGACTGGTTTCTCGCCCAGGTGATCGGCCAGCTGAAAGCGGCCCAGCGCCCGGCCGCCCTGCTGTACGTGGCCGACCACGGCCAGACGCTGTACGACGGCAGCTGCCGCATCGCCTTCCACGGCCACAACACGCAATATGAATTCCGCGTTCCCGCGTTCATGTGGTACTCGGACCAGTACCAGGAACGCTATCCGAACAAAATAAAAGAACTCCGGCGCCACCGCAAGGCGCGGCTTGCCACGGAAAACATGTTCCATACGCTGCTCGACGTGGCCGACATCCGCTACCCCGACGACCGCCTCGAATGGAGCTTCGTCAATGGCGCCTGGAAAAAGCACACGCGCTACGTCGACAGCTACGGCTGGACGGACTACGACAACGCCACCGTGCGCGGTGACTGCCGCGAGATCATCGCGAAAAAGCCTGCGCGCAAGCGGTAG
- the rpsG gene encoding 30S ribosomal protein S7 — translation MPRRREVPKREILPDPKFGNTEVAKFVNVLMLSGKKSVAENIIYGAFDHIQQKSGKDPLEVFAAAINNAKPMVEVKSRRVGGANYQVPVEVRPVRRLALSMRWLREAANKRSEKSMPQRLGGELMEAAEGRGGAMKRRDEVHRMAEANKAFSHFRF, via the coding sequence ATGCCACGTCGTCGTGAAGTACCCAAGCGCGAAATTCTGCCGGATCCAAAGTTCGGTAACACCGAAGTCGCCAAATTCGTCAATGTTCTGATGCTGTCGGGCAAGAAGTCCGTTGCTGAAAACATCATCTACGGTGCATTCGACCATATCCAGCAAAAGTCCGGCAAGGACCCGCTGGAAGTGTTCGCAGCAGCGATCAACAACGCCAAGCCGATGGTGGAAGTCAAGTCCCGCCGCGTCGGTGGCGCAAACTACCAGGTGCCGGTTGAAGTGCGTCCAGTGCGCCGCCTGGCCCTGTCGATGCGCTGGCTGCGTGAAGCTGCCAACAAGCGCAGCGAAAAATCCATGCCACAACGCCTCGGCGGTGAGCTGATGGAAGCTGCGGAAGGCCGCGGCGGCGCGATGAAGCGCCGTGACGAGGTGCACCGTATGGCAGAAGCGAACAAGGCGTTCTCGCACTTCCGCTTCTAA
- a CDS encoding MutS-related protein yields MGWLQILTGLDDGVADYPFGRGDIGRYHALVARADERCLDGQTARDMLLDDYADRLGRETSIFGRQMLHRRLRGGGDGGRARALLGAPDLLARVGSICRPLRAAETEIAEHLFGEALPPAPKWVRWLWVLPVAWLASIALAFILPLGWVAAVALTLVLVAIQTAWHERAQEWDRVLLPLRTMLDVHHALGREPDEAGLLTPFVADAPAAGKLRRRFELALGDRVPGQREYRDWLLQANVRRYCATRGALMAHRDNLRRSFELVAALEADCALARHLQGLERFCWAEPAGPLTLQGVVHPLLAQPAPVDFGLAREGEGAFISGQNGVGKSTLLRTVGINLIAARAFGFCYAASARVPLVPVHASMQSEDAMDSGESLYMAELRRARELLALAAQGPAVFIIDEIFRGTNHLESVSAATAVLHALARHHVVIVSSHNLELAPLLRTQLAPFCVEAIEGMVRVRPGVLVDTNGIRLLAGSGFDPAIQRDADIVFAWLSRHARGENAGPPPVLTPENPGQIPVLRQQA; encoded by the coding sequence ATGGGCTGGCTGCAAATACTGACGGGCCTGGACGACGGGGTCGCCGATTATCCCTTCGGCCGCGGCGACATCGGGCGCTACCACGCGCTGGTCGCGCGCGCGGACGAACGCTGCCTGGATGGCCAGACGGCGCGCGACATGCTGCTGGACGATTACGCCGACCGCCTGGGCCGCGAGACCAGCATCTTCGGCCGGCAGATGCTGCACCGGCGGCTGCGCGGGGGCGGCGATGGGGGGCGCGCGCGTGCGCTGCTGGGGGCGCCGGACCTGCTGGCACGCGTCGGTTCGATTTGCCGTCCCTTGCGCGCCGCCGAGACGGAGATCGCGGAGCACCTGTTTGGCGAAGCGCTGCCGCCTGCGCCGAAATGGGTGCGCTGGCTGTGGGTGCTGCCGGTGGCCTGGCTTGCCAGTATCGCGCTGGCGTTCATCCTGCCGCTGGGGTGGGTGGCGGCGGTCGCGTTGACGCTGGTGCTGGTGGCGATCCAGACGGCGTGGCACGAGCGCGCGCAGGAGTGGGACCGCGTGCTGCTGCCGTTGCGCACGATGCTGGACGTGCACCATGCGCTGGGGCGGGAGCCGGACGAGGCCGGACTGCTGACGCCATTCGTGGCCGACGCGCCCGCCGCCGGAAAGCTGCGGCGCCGCTTCGAACTGGCCCTGGGCGACCGCGTGCCCGGGCAACGCGAATACCGCGACTGGCTGCTGCAGGCGAACGTCAGGCGCTATTGCGCCACACGCGGCGCTTTGATGGCGCACCGCGATAACCTGCGCCGCAGCTTCGAGCTGGTGGCGGCGCTGGAAGCCGATTGCGCGCTGGCGCGCCACCTGCAAGGGCTTGAGCGGTTCTGCTGGGCAGAACCGGCGGGCCCGTTGACGTTGCAGGGTGTTGTCCATCCGCTGCTGGCGCAACCGGCGCCGGTGGACTTCGGACTGGCGCGGGAGGGCGAAGGCGCCTTTATCTCGGGTCAGAACGGCGTCGGCAAAAGCACGCTGCTGCGCACCGTCGGCATCAACCTGATCGCGGCACGCGCATTCGGCTTCTGCTACGCGGCGTCCGCACGCGTGCCATTGGTCCCCGTCCACGCCAGCATGCAGAGCGAGGACGCCATGGACAGCGGCGAGAGTCTCTATATGGCGGAGCTGCGCCGCGCCCGCGAACTGCTGGCGCTGGCCGCACAGGGCCCGGCCGTGTTCATCATCGACGAAATCTTCCGTGGTACCAATCACCTGGAGTCCGTGTCGGCGGCGACGGCCGTGCTGCACGCGCTGGCGCGACACCACGTGGTGATCGTGTCGTCGCACAACCTGGAGCTGGCGCCGCTGCTGCGCACCCAGCTGGCGCCATTCTGCGTGGAAGCCATCGAGGGCATGGTGCGCGTGCGCCCCGGTGTGCTGGTCGACACCAACGGCATCCGGCTGCTGGCGGGCAGCGGTTTCGATCCGGCGATCCAGCGCGATGCGGATATCGTGTTTGCTTGGCTCAGCCGGCATGCGCGGGGCGAGAATGCGGGGCCGCCGCCGGTGCTGACGCCAGAAAACCCGGGACAGATCCCTGTTTTGAGGCAACAAGCCTGA
- a CDS encoding efflux RND transporter periplasmic adaptor subunit: MIRDTSHQDTVIAAARGHQWRRRAVLAGGALLVAAAFAAAFGSWRGSEHAVSAARLRIAEVTRGTLIRDAAVNGRIVAAVSPTLYSTAPSSTVTLKVRAGDTVRQGDVLAVLDSPDLTDELKKEQSSYQELAAEVARQEILARKQKLLAQRDADTAEIDRLSAQRTLERYDSVANEGVVAKIDYQKAKDALKAAEIRARHAGQASHLEQDDVELALKTKKAQLERQKLTLANAQRRVDELTVRAPVNGFIGTLNVANRSVVQANTPLMTLVDLSALEVELEVPETYVNDLGLGMRAEITVNGATATGKLSALSPEVVKNQVLARVRFDGAQPEGLRQSQRVQARLLIDEKANVLMLPRGPFVESEGGRYAYLVQDGVAVRTPVRIGATSVNAVEIVSGLKQGDRVVVAGTESFENATRVAINQ; the protein is encoded by the coding sequence ATGATCCGCGACACTTCCCATCAGGACACCGTCATCGCCGCCGCGCGCGGCCACCAGTGGCGGCGGCGCGCCGTGCTGGCCGGCGGTGCGCTGCTCGTGGCCGCCGCGTTTGCCGCCGCATTCGGCAGCTGGCGCGGCAGCGAGCACGCCGTCAGCGCTGCCCGGCTGCGCATTGCCGAGGTGACGCGCGGCACCCTGATCCGCGATGCCGCCGTCAACGGCCGCATCGTCGCCGCCGTCAGCCCGACCCTGTATTCGACGGCGCCATCGTCGACCGTCACGCTGAAGGTGCGCGCCGGCGACACCGTCCGCCAGGGCGACGTGCTCGCCGTGCTGGATTCGCCCGACCTGACCGACGAGCTCAAAAAAGAACAGTCCAGCTACCAGGAGCTGGCCGCCGAGGTGGCGCGCCAGGAAATCCTTGCGCGCAAGCAGAAGCTGCTGGCGCAGCGCGACGCCGATACGGCCGAAATCGACCGCCTGTCCGCCCAACGCACCCTGGAGCGCTATGACAGCGTGGCCAACGAGGGCGTCGTCGCCAAGATCGACTACCAGAAAGCAAAGGACGCGCTGAAGGCGGCCGAGATCCGCGCGCGCCACGCGGGCCAGGCGTCGCACCTGGAACAGGACGACGTGGAACTGGCGCTGAAAACGAAAAAGGCGCAGCTGGAGCGGCAGAAGCTGACGCTGGCGAACGCGCAGCGCCGTGTCGACGAGCTGACGGTGCGCGCCCCGGTGAACGGGTTTATCGGCACCCTGAATGTCGCCAACCGCAGCGTGGTGCAGGCCAACACGCCGTTGATGACGCTCGTCGACCTGTCCGCGCTGGAGGTCGAGCTGGAGGTGCCCGAGACGTACGTCAACGACCTGGGACTGGGCATGCGCGCGGAGATCACCGTCAACGGCGCTACCGCGACCGGTAAACTATCCGCGCTGTCGCCGGAGGTCGTCAAGAACCAGGTGCTGGCGCGCGTGCGCTTCGATGGCGCGCAGCCGGAGGGACTGCGCCAGAGCCAGCGCGTGCAGGCGCGCCTGCTGATCGACGAGAAGGCCAATGTGCTGATGCTGCCGCGCGGCCCCTTCGTCGAATCCGAAGGGGGACGCTACGCCTATCTCGTGCAGGACGGCGTGGCCGTGCGCACGCCGGTGCGGATCGGCGCCACCAGTGTCAATGCCGTGGAAATCGTCAGTGGCCTGAAACAGGGCGACAGGGTCGTTGTCGCCGGTACCGAATCGTTCGAGAACGCCACGCGCGTCGCCATCAACCAGTGA
- the rpsJ gene encoding 30S ribosomal protein S10: MSTPNQKIRIRLKAFDYKLIDQSALEIVDTAKRTGAVVKGPVPLPTRIQRFDVLRSPHVNKTSRDQFEIRTHQRLMDIVDPTDKTVDALMKLDLPAGVDVEIKLQ, translated from the coding sequence ATGTCCACCCCGAATCAAAAGATCCGCATCCGCCTGAAGGCATTCGACTACAAACTGATCGACCAGTCCGCACTGGAAATCGTTGACACCGCCAAGCGCACCGGCGCCGTGGTCAAAGGTCCGGTTCCACTGCCGACCCGTATCCAGCGTTTCGACGTGCTGCGTTCCCCGCACGTCAACAAGACGTCGCGCGACCAGTTCGAAATCCGTACGCACCAGCGCCTGATGGACATCGTGGATCCAACCGACAAGACCGTTGACGCGCTGATGAAGCTGGACCTGCCAGCTGGCGTGGACGTCGAAATCAAACTGCAATAA
- the tuf gene encoding elongation factor Tu: MAKGKFERTKPHVNVGTIGHVDHGKTTLTAAIATVLSKKFGGEAKAYDQIDAAPEEKARGITINTAHVEYETAARHYAHVDCPGHADYIKNMITGAAQMDGAILVCSAADGPMPQTREHILLARQVGVPYIIVFLNKCDLVDDAELLELVEMEVRELLSKYEFPGDDLPIIKGSARMALEGQPGEMGEECIIRLADALDSYIPTPERAVDGAFLMPVEDVFSISGRGTVVTGRVERGIIKVGEEIEIVGIIDTVKTTCTGVEMFRKLLDQGQAGDNVGLLLRGTKREDVQRGQVLAKPGSIKPHNHFTGEIYVLSKDEGGRHTPFFNNYRPQFYFRTTDVTGSIELPADKEMVMPGDNVSITVKLINPIAMEEGLRFAIREGGRTVGAGVVAKILG; this comes from the coding sequence ATGGCAAAAGGTAAGTTTGAGCGCACTAAGCCGCACGTCAACGTCGGCACCATCGGTCACGTCGACCACGGAAAGACCACGCTGACGGCAGCAATCGCAACCGTTCTGTCGAAGAAATTCGGCGGCGAAGCGAAAGCCTACGACCAGATCGACGCTGCTCCGGAAGAAAAAGCACGCGGCATCACCATCAACACCGCCCACGTCGAGTACGAAACCGCTGCGCGTCACTACGCACACGTTGACTGCCCAGGCCACGCCGACTACATCAAGAACATGATTACCGGTGCAGCGCAGATGGACGGCGCGATCCTGGTTTGCTCCGCAGCCGACGGCCCGATGCCACAGACCCGCGAGCACATCCTGCTGGCCCGTCAGGTTGGCGTTCCATACATCATCGTGTTCCTGAACAAGTGCGACCTGGTCGACGACGCAGAGCTGCTGGAACTGGTCGAAATGGAAGTGCGCGAGCTGCTGTCGAAGTACGAATTCCCAGGCGACGACCTGCCAATCATCAAGGGTTCGGCACGTATGGCCCTGGAAGGCCAGCCTGGCGAGATGGGCGAAGAGTGCATCATCCGTCTGGCCGACGCACTGGACAGCTACATCCCAACGCCTGAGCGCGCTGTGGACGGCGCCTTCCTGATGCCAGTGGAAGACGTGTTCTCGATCTCCGGCCGCGGTACCGTGGTCACGGGTCGTGTCGAGCGCGGCATCATCAAGGTCGGCGAAGAGATCGAAATCGTCGGTATCATCGACACCGTCAAGACGACCTGCACCGGCGTGGAAATGTTCCGCAAGCTGCTGGACCAGGGTCAAGCCGGCGACAACGTTGGTCTGCTGCTGCGCGGCACCAAGCGTGAAGACGTTCAGCGTGGTCAGGTTCTGGCAAAGCCAGGCTCGATCAAGCCGCACAACCACTTCACGGGCGAGATCTACGTTCTGTCGAAAGACGAAGGCGGCCGTCACACGCCATTCTTCAACAACTACCGTCCACAGTTCTACTTCCGTACGACGGACGTGACCGGTTCGATCGAACTGCCAGCGGACAAGGAAATGGTCATGCCAGGCGATAACGTGTCGATCACCGTCAAGCTGATCAACCCGATCGCCATGGAAGAAGGTCTGCGCTTCGCTATCCGCGAAGGCGGCCGTACCGTCGGCGCCGGCGTTGTTGCCAAGATCCTGGGCTGA